One Aegilops tauschii subsp. strangulata cultivar AL8/78 chromosome 7, Aet v6.0, whole genome shotgun sequence genomic window carries:
- the LOC109768561 gene encoding F-box protein SKIP19-like: MPSSSRRRRGPRRRRRKEAAAETRNWADMPLDAILAVFHRLDHIDILMAADQVCSSWRRAARDEPALWRRIDMRGNADLSSRINRQGIACDAVRRSAGQCESFCGEYAGDAGFLLYLSEQAPCLKSLRLISCDGISLDEFAELIRRFPLLEELELSECPELLVDCSCSLYPEVYEVLGQACPQLKHFRMNKQYFLEQKWGNNDADAEGIAGMHELRSLQLVANDLTNKGLAAILENCPRLESLDIRHCFNVKMDDDGLGDNDGGDDDDGTLLREKCARIKTLRLPRDSTDDYHLEVQSPRFAGTEEEIRRAWSISPVYYSPWLQESEEDDDDFYRSPSRYEADLDKYEKVLPRSMRTFL; the protein is encoded by the exons ATGCCCTCCTCCTCTCGCCGCCGTCGCGGGCCCCGTCGGCGCCGCCgcaaggaggcggcggcggagacgaGGAACTGGGCGGACATGCCGCTGGACGCGATCTTGGCCGTCTTCCACAGACTCGACCACATCGACATCCTGATGGCGGCCGACCAGGTGTGCAGCTCCTGGCGCCGCGCGGCGCGGGACGAGCCCGCGCTATGGCGCCGCATCGACATGCGCGGCAACGCGGACCTCTCCTCCCGCATCAACCGCCAGGGGATCGCCTGCGACGCCGTGCGGCGCAGCGCGGGGCAGTGCGAGTCATTCTGCGGCGAGTACGCCGGCGACGCCGGGTTCCTGCTGTACCTCAGCGAGCA GGCTCCCTGTTTGAAGAGCCTTCGCCTGATCTCATGCGACGGCATCTCACTCGACGAGTTTGCGGAGCTAATAAGAAGGTTTCCTCTGCTCGAGGAGCTCGAGCTATCTGAGTGTCCAGAGCTACTAGTGGATTGCTCTTGCTCTCTATATCCTGAGGTGTACGAGGTTCTTGGGCAAGCATGCCCACAGCTGAAGCATTTCAGGATGAACAAACAATACTTCCTAGAACAGAAATGGGGCAACAATGACGCCGATGCCGAGGGGATTGCAGGCATGCATGAGCTGCGCTCACTGCAGCTCGTCGCCAACGACCTCACCAACAAAGGGCTGGCAGCCATCTTGGAGAACTGCCCGCGCCTGGAGTCGCTGGACATACGCCATTGCTTCAATGTCAAAATGGACGACGACGGCCTCGGCGACAACGACGGCGGGGACGACGACGACGGCACGCTGCTGCGAGAGAAGTGCGCCCGTATCAAAACGCTACGACTTCCCCGTGACTCGACCGATGACTACCACCTCGAGGTTCAAAGCCCTAGGTTCGCTGGCACAGAGGAAGAAATCAGGCGTGCCTGGTCCATCAGTCCGGTCTACTACTCCCCGTGGCTCCAGGAATCGGAGGAAGACGATGACGATTTTTACCGCAGTCCTTCCCGTTACGAGGCTGACCTCGACAAATACGAGAAGGTGCTTCCTAGGAGCATGCGGACGTTCCTCTGA